The following proteins are encoded in a genomic region of Danio rerio strain Tuebingen ecotype United States chromosome 16, GRCz12tu, whole genome shotgun sequence:
- the znf804b gene encoding zinc finger protein 804B isoform X3, whose translation MEAQEKHVESNDFEANYSTSEPEKLGCPDTQSPGADWKPAGSEDRLLDGGQRPRAEGAYGGSEERECLKCPSLTVYTDGQGTMAHSQLQIQKDSHHYTQRSSEEPIMQNGRDCEPEKETVEYKIQRVCKDDNTGSFLNVLSKDGNVTKWPFELVQFTSEEPRVSFSCNPLCCYLKHKKGKHKSTKAEEVNLDAVDKLAVQNDRAGPQTQNVPGDKLGILKPKKPKHRRKEKRRRRKLDAVRIRQAGCAFKTCSQTEAGGHFEFQSTPTDTSQNKQVCTERRHKLGKRKRSVRDETSNESDTPEHSLKSIVVSSLSAPARKKKKCQTMRGLVSALRLVRRRPLPYSAHNSTGREDNYRWYDNAYESKRDAASTPTSDKSGSWGGLSDMTSDGEWPVYHMGRCSTSPRSNYLYPLRKEHSQPRSYFRGSSNNVPHYSCSPCRDFEDTGESWDYADSYIYNKQRNSTICNGPDQHERYGIRRHKPFFENHKHREHRIQHAGRQFFYRVFDSPEPQEDDRDWWYNDRLSPVGRRHQEREEFQWSSPERSEDRWYNKPVPIRSPSSSSSTSISDLSGDWSSNCQIKPSPTRQSQKHSELPSERLVKTKSSLSPLRKRSHLPPLATSNHCTQSNSLNIGVVKEDVTHKINTIAADPLVEKDSKLKKGHFLSLPLIGKLPSIKNGARKRGINKDAGASISSLVQTTSTPLSNPQVMPHIGIKNPECLQDRNGQNPSEAHTCLETTNENRSKEFCATLASDSNNIQKHTVRGQADHPEIAGIHCSKRTTPPLSEQPITFTDDEIEKYRLLQLQAQQHMQQQHLQEQASEEMTLPIPAPKPLNQTALSACMPYSILQPSSPTSSIIPHPSPVTLLPTIHHSLSLPHFAPSIPAAFFPAPPATVLAAQPLQLIPASSLHPVHPHHHVSGLTLHPLPPTSLLPAMLSPMPMAAAAAAAVAAASTLQIHPLLHPLFHSQDLQRHPGPTS comes from the coding sequence ATGGAAGCACAAGAGAAACATGTGGAGAGTAATGACTTTGAGGCAAACTACAGCACAAGTGAGCCAGAAAAGCTGGGGTGTCCTGACACACAGAGTCCTGGAGCAGACTGGAAGCCAGCTGGTTCAGAAGACAGATTGCTTGATGGGGGGCAGAGACCCAGGGCAGAGGGGGCTTATGGGGGATCAGAGGAGAGAGAATGCCTCAAGTGCCCCAGCCTTACTGTTTACACAGATGGACAGGGCACTATGGCCCATAGCCAACTCCAAATACAGAAAGACTCACACCACTATACACAGAGAAGCAGTGAAGAGCCTATTATGCAGAATGGGAGAGACTGTGAGCCAGAAAAAGAGACAGTGGAATATAAAATACAAAGAGTTTGCAAAGATGACAATACAGGTTCCTTTCTTAATGTACTCAGCAAGGATGGAAATGTGACGAAATGGCCATTTGAGCTGGTTCAGTTCACTTCTGAGGAGCCACGTGTATCTTTCAGCTGTAACCCTCTCTGCTGCTATTTAAAACACAAGAAGGGCAAACACAAAAGCACAAAGGCTGAGGAGGTAAATCTTGATGCTGTTGACAAGCTCGCAGTCCAGAATGACAGAGCTGGGCCACAAACACAGAATGTTCCAGGAGATAAATTAGGCATTTTAAAACCAAAGAAACCCAAACACAGGAGAAAGGAGAAAAGACGTAGGCGTAAATTAGATGCTGTCAGGATCCGGCAAGCAGGCTGCGCATTTAAAACCTGCTCACAGACAGAAGCTGGAGGACACTTTGAATTCCAAAGCACTCCAACCGACACGTCACAAAACAAGCAAGTGTGCACAGAGAGGAGGCACAAGCTGGGAAAAAGGAAAAGATCAGTGAGAGATGAGACTTCAAATGAAAGTGACACCCCAGAGCACAGCCTCAAAAGCATTGTTGTAAGCTCGCTTTCCGCCCCGGCacgtaaaaaaaagaaatgtcaaaCGATGAGGGGGCTTGTGTCTGCGCTACGCTTGGTAAGGCGGAGGCCTTTGCCATATTCTGCTCACAACTCAACAGGAAGAGAGGATAATTATCGCTGGTATGACAATGCCTACGAGTCAAAGAGGGATGCTGCCTCAACACCCACCAGTGACAAATCTGGGTCATGGGGTGGCCTGTCAGACATGACCTCAGATGGAGAATGGCCTGTGTACCACATGGGAAGATGCTCCACCTCCCCAAGATCAAACTATCTATACCCTTTGAGAAAGGAGCACAGTCAGCCCAGGTCTTACTTTAGAGGTTCCTCAAACAATGTTCCTCACTACAGTTGTAGTCCATGTAGAGATTTTGAAGATACAGGAGAAAGTTGGGATTACGCAGACTCGTACATCTACAATAAGCAAAGAAATTCAACTATTTGTAATGGCCCAGATCAGCATGAGAGGTACGGCATAAGAAGGCACAAACCATTTTTTGAGAACCATAAACATAGAGAGCACAGAATTCAACATGCAGGCAGACAGTTTTTTTACAGAGTCTTTGACAGCCCCGAACCTCAGGAAGATGACAGGGACTGGTGGTACAATGACAGACTTAGTCCTGTAGGTAGGAGGCATCAGGAAAGAGAAGAATTTCAGTGGTCAAGTCCAGAAAGAAGTGAAGACAGGTGGTATAACAAGCCAGTGCCCATTCGTAGCCCCAGTTCCTCTAGTAGCACTAGCATCTCTGATCTTAGTGGGGATTGGTCATCTAATTGCCAAATTAAACCATCACCTACGAGACAGAGCCAGAAACATTCTGAATTGCCTTCTGAGAGATTGGTCAAGACCAAATCCTCCCTTTCTCCTCTTAGAAAGAGAAGCCATTTACCACCATTAGCCACAAGTAACCATTGCACACAGTCTAATTCCTTAAACATAGGTGTAGTGAAGGAAGATGTTACACACAAGATTAACACAATCGCAGCAGATCCATTGGTTGAGAAGGATTCTAAATTAAAGAAAGGACATTTTCTCTCACTTCCACTAATTGGCAAATTACCATCTATTAAGAATGGGGCAAGAAAAAGAGGGATTAATAAAGATGCAGGTGCCAGTATTAGTAGCCTGGTTCAAACAACCTCAACTCCCCTATCAAATCCACAAGTTATGCCTCACATCGGCATCAAGAATCCAGAATGCTTGCAAGACAGAAATGGCCAAAATCCCAGTGAGGCCCATACTTGTCTTGAAACTACCAATGAAAATAGATCGAAAGAATTCTGTGCTACTTTAGCTTCGGATTCAAACAATATTCAGAAGCATACTGTCAGAGGCCAAGCAGACCATCCAGAAATTGCAGGGATTCACTGTTCAAAACGTACCACTCCTCCCCTTTCTGAACAGCCAATCACCTTCACTGATGATGAAATTGAGAAGTACAGATTGCTTCAACTCCAGGCCCAGCAGCACATGCAGCAGCAGCACCTTCAAGAGCAAGCATCTGAGGAGATGACTTTACCAATCCCAGCTCCAAAGCCACTCAACCAGACTGCACTTTCAGCCTGTATGCCATACAGCATACTTCAGCCATCCTCTCCAACCTCCTCTATCATTCCTCACCCATCCCCTGTTACCCTCTTACCTACCATTCATCACTCTCTTTCTCTGCCCCATTTTGCCCCTTCGATCCCTGCTGCCTTTTTTCCTGCGCCCCCTGCAACTGTGTTGGCAGCTCAGCCACTCCAACTGATCCCAGCCTCATCCCTCCATCCAGTTCACCCTCACCATCATGTTTCTGGGTTGACTCTCCACCCCCTGCCTCCCACTTCTCTGCTCCCTGCAATGCTTAGTCCAATGCCCATGGCTGCTGCCGCTGCTGCAGCCGTCGCTGCTGCCAGTACCCTGCAGATCCACCCCCTACTACACCCTCTGTTCCACAGCCAGGACCTTCAGCGGCACCCTGGACCAACCAGTTAG